From Pseudomonas poae, the proteins below share one genomic window:
- the dprA gene encoding DNA-processing protein DprA, with translation MIPINSSEISPSELEARLRLHRLPELGPRRFRVLIEAFGSASKAISAPASAWRSLGLPAVSADARRSPEIRDGASRALAWLEQPAQHLLMWDQPEYPALLAQIDAAPPLLFVAGDPAILEKPQLAMVGSRRASRPGMDTAAAFSRSLASAGFVITSGLALGIDGAAHQAALDVGGHTIGVLGTGLENFYPQRHRRLAAAMIEQGSAVVSEFPLDAPPQAANFPRRNRIISGLSLGVLVVEAGMASGSLITAKLAAEQGREVYAIPGSIHHPGAKGCHQLIREGAMLVETIEHILEGLRGWQALSRPAAIPVTHPLVALLHAAPHTSEALAIASGRSMAQVLASLTELELEGLVICESGRWLARGQLL, from the coding sequence ATGATTCCGATAAACAGCAGTGAAATTTCCCCGTCAGAACTGGAAGCCCGGCTACGCTTGCACAGGCTGCCGGAACTGGGTCCCAGGCGTTTTCGTGTGTTGATCGAAGCCTTCGGCTCGGCCTCCAAGGCCATCAGCGCCCCCGCCAGTGCCTGGCGTTCGCTTGGCTTGCCGGCCGTGAGTGCCGATGCCCGGCGTAGCCCTGAAATCCGTGATGGTGCCAGCAGGGCGTTAGCCTGGTTGGAGCAACCGGCCCAGCATTTGTTGATGTGGGACCAGCCTGAGTACCCTGCGCTCCTCGCCCAGATCGACGCTGCACCGCCGCTTTTATTTGTTGCCGGTGACCCTGCAATCCTGGAAAAACCGCAGCTGGCGATGGTAGGCAGCCGCCGCGCATCCCGCCCCGGAATGGACACCGCTGCAGCGTTTTCCCGCAGCCTGGCGAGCGCTGGTTTTGTTATCACCAGCGGCCTTGCGTTGGGCATCGACGGTGCGGCGCATCAAGCCGCATTGGATGTCGGCGGGCACACAATCGGCGTACTCGGCACCGGCCTCGAAAATTTTTATCCACAGCGCCACCGACGCCTCGCAGCGGCGATGATTGAGCAAGGCAGCGCGGTGGTTTCCGAGTTCCCGTTGGACGCCCCGCCCCAGGCCGCGAACTTTCCACGGCGCAACCGGATTATCAGCGGCCTGTCCCTGGGCGTGCTGGTGGTGGAAGCCGGCATGGCCAGCGGTTCGCTGATCACGGCAAAGCTCGCGGCCGAACAGGGGCGCGAGGTGTATGCGATCCCGGGTTCCATCCACCATCCTGGCGCCAAGGGCTGCCACCAACTGATCCGCGAGGGCGCGATGCTGGTGGAAACCATCGAACATATTCTGGAAGGGTTGCGCGGCTGGCAGGCGTTGTCACGCCCGGCGGCGATACCGGTCACCCACCCGCTGGTGGCACTGTTGCATGCGGCGCCTCACACCAGCGAAGCCTTGGCGATTGCCAGTGGCCGGTCGATGGCCCAGGTGCTGGCGAGCCTGACTGAGCTTGAGCTGGAAGGCCTGGTGATCTGCGAGAGCGGGCGCTGGCTCGCGCGCGGCCAGCTTTTGTAG
- a CDS encoding NADPH:quinone reductase, protein MAKRIQFSAHGGPEVLEYVDYTPAEPGPQQVRVRNEAIGLNFIDTYFRSGLYAPPALPSGLGAEGAGVVDAVGSEVTQFKVGDRVAYGSGPLGAYSELHVLPAANLVHLPDEISFEQAAGAMLKGLTVQYLLRQTYELKGGETILFHAAAGGVGSLACQWAKALGVKLIGTVSSPQKAALAKSLGAWETIDYSKENVAQRVLELTDGKKVPVVYDGVGKDTWLTSLDSVAPRGLVVSFGNASGAVDGVNLGILSAKGSLYVTRPTLATYANNPQNLQAMADDLFSMIKSGKVRIDINQRFSLAEAAKAQTELSGRRTTGSTILLP, encoded by the coding sequence ATGGCCAAACGTATCCAGTTCAGCGCCCATGGCGGCCCCGAAGTGCTTGAGTATGTGGACTACACGCCGGCAGAGCCGGGCCCGCAGCAGGTTCGCGTGCGCAACGAGGCCATTGGCCTGAACTTCATCGACACCTATTTCCGCAGTGGTCTTTATGCGCCGCCAGCCCTGCCATCAGGTTTGGGCGCCGAGGGTGCCGGTGTGGTCGATGCCGTGGGCAGCGAAGTCACGCAATTTAAAGTCGGTGATCGCGTGGCCTACGGCAGCGGCCCGCTGGGCGCCTATAGCGAGCTGCATGTGCTGCCCGCCGCCAACCTGGTGCACCTGCCGGATGAGATCAGCTTCGAACAAGCCGCCGGCGCCATGCTCAAGGGCCTGACCGTGCAGTATCTGCTGCGCCAGACCTATGAGCTCAAGGGCGGCGAAACCATCCTGTTCCACGCCGCCGCCGGTGGCGTGGGCTCCCTGGCCTGCCAATGGGCCAAGGCCCTGGGCGTGAAGTTGATCGGCACGGTCAGTTCGCCGCAGAAAGCCGCCCTGGCCAAATCCCTGGGTGCCTGGGAAACCATCGACTACAGCAAGGAAAACGTCGCACAACGTGTGCTGGAATTGACCGACGGCAAAAAAGTCCCGGTGGTGTACGACGGCGTCGGCAAGGACACCTGGCTGACCTCGCTGGACAGCGTGGCGCCACGTGGGCTGGTGGTGAGTTTCGGGAATGCGTCAGGCGCGGTGGATGGGGTGAATTTGGGGATTCTGTCAGCCAAGGGCTCGCTGTACGTCACCCGGCCGACACTGGCGACCTATGCCAACAACCCGCAGAACCTGCAGGCAATGGCGGATGACCTGTTCTCGATGATCAAGAGCGGCAAGGTGCGCATTGATATCAACCAGCGGTTTTCGCTGGCGGAGGCGGCGAAGGCGCAGACGGAGTTGTCGGGGCGGCGCACGACCGGGTCGACCATTCTGTTGCCCTGA
- a CDS encoding L-threonylcarbamoyladenylate synthase: MVNRWRVLETAREIRAGAVIAYPTEAVWGLGCDPWNEEAVDRLLAIKNRSVDKGLILVADNIRQFDFLFEDFPQDWIDRMASTWPGPNTWLVPHQDLLPEWVTGVHDTVALRVTDHPLVRDLCSLVGPLISTSANPQGRPAARSRIRVEQYFRGQVDLVLGGALGGRKNPSLIRNLATGAVVRPS; this comes from the coding sequence ATGGTCAACAGGTGGCGTGTGCTGGAAACCGCACGGGAAATTCGCGCAGGCGCGGTGATCGCCTACCCAACCGAAGCGGTATGGGGCTTGGGCTGTGACCCGTGGAATGAAGAAGCAGTGGACCGTTTGCTCGCGATCAAGAACCGCTCGGTGGACAAGGGCCTGATCCTGGTGGCGGACAACATTCGTCAGTTCGACTTTCTGTTTGAAGACTTCCCCCAGGACTGGATCGACCGCATGGCCAGCACCTGGCCAGGGCCCAATACCTGGCTGGTGCCCCATCAGGACTTGTTGCCGGAATGGGTGACCGGGGTGCACGACACGGTCGCGCTGCGGGTTACCGACCATCCGCTGGTACGGGATTTGTGCTCGTTGGTTGGGCCGTTGATTTCCACCTCGGCCAACCCCCAAGGCCGCCCTGCAGCGCGCTCACGGATCCGCGTGGAGCAGTATTTCCGTGGCCAAGTGGACCTGGTACTGGGTGGCGCTCTGGGCGGGCGCAAGAACCCGAGCCTGATTCGCAATCTGGCGACGGGCGCGGTGGTGCGGCCTTCCTGA
- the fmt gene encoding methionyl-tRNA formyltransferase, which yields MTEPLRIVFAGTPEFAAEHLKALLASPYDIVAVYTQPDRPAGRGQKLMPSPVKQLALEHDIPVLQPPTLRNAEAQAELAALKPDLLVVVAYGLILPQVVLDIPRLGCINSHASLLPRWRGAAPIQRAVQAGDSESGVTVMRMEAGLDTGPMLLKVTTPITAEDTGGSLHDRLAELGPPAVIQAIAGLAAGTLQGEVQDDSLATYAHKLNKDEARIDWSRPAVELERLVRAFNPWPICHSTLNGEALKVLAATLADGKGVPGEIIGTRKDGLLVACGEQALCLTRLQLPGGKALNFSDLFNSRREKFALGTVLGAIAQ from the coding sequence ATGACCGAGCCATTGCGCATTGTTTTTGCCGGCACTCCCGAATTCGCAGCCGAACACCTCAAGGCGCTGCTTGCCAGCCCTTATGACATCGTCGCGGTGTACACCCAGCCGGATCGCCCGGCCGGTCGCGGGCAAAAACTGATGCCGAGCCCGGTCAAGCAGCTGGCGCTTGAGCACGACATTCCTGTGCTGCAACCGCCGACCCTGCGCAACGCCGAGGCCCAGGCGGAACTGGCGGCATTGAAGCCGGACCTGCTGGTGGTGGTGGCCTATGGCTTGATCCTGCCCCAGGTTGTGCTGGATATCCCGCGCCTGGGCTGCATCAACAGCCATGCGTCGCTGCTGCCACGCTGGCGCGGTGCGGCGCCGATCCAGCGCGCCGTGCAAGCCGGTGACAGTGAAAGCGGCGTGACCGTGATGCGCATGGAGGCGGGTCTGGACACCGGCCCAATGCTGCTCAAAGTCACCACTCCAATCACCGCCGAAGACACCGGCGGCAGCCTGCACGACCGCCTGGCCGAGCTGGGCCCGCCCGCCGTGATCCAGGCCATTGCCGGTCTGGCTGCCGGCACCCTGCAAGGTGAAGTGCAGGACGACAGCCTCGCCACCTACGCCCACAAGCTGAACAAAGACGAAGCACGCATCGACTGGAGCCGCCCGGCCGTGGAGCTGGAACGCCTGGTGCGCGCCTTCAACCCATGGCCGATCTGCCACAGCACCCTCAATGGCGAAGCCCTGAAAGTGCTCGCCGCCACCTTGGCCGACGGCAAAGGCGTCCCCGGCGAGATCATCGGCACCCGCAAGGACGGCCTGTTGGTGGCCTGCGGTGAGCAGGCACTGTGCCTGACGCGTCTGCAATTGCCCGGTGGCAAGGCGCTTAACTTCAGCGATTTGTTCAACAGCCGTCGTGAGAAATTTGCCTTGGGCACGGTTCTCGGGGCGATCGCTCAATGA
- the rsmB gene encoding 16S rRNA (cytosine(967)-C(5))-methyltransferase RsmB — MNPRLAAAKALAAVLNGKASLNSSLPTALDKVEDRDRGFTQDLAFGTARWQPRLSALAAKLLQKPFKAADADVEALLLVGLYQLLYTRVPAHAAIGETVGCADKLKKPWAKALLNAVLRRAQRESEALLAELEHDPVVRTAHPRWLQKSLKAFWPEQWEAICAANNAHPPMILRVNRRHHSRDAYLQLLADAGISATPCVYSVDGIVLEAAADVRSLPGFAEGWISVQDEAAQLAADLLDLAPGQRVLDACCAPGGKTCHILEVEKDLAGVVAVDLEAKRLVRVRENLARLGLSAELIAADGRDTATWWDGKPFQRILLDAPCSATGVIRRHPDIKLTRQPDDIVALAALQGELLDALWPTLEVGGILLYATCSTLPTENTEVIEAFLARTRGARELDLATAAGIKQPHGRQLLAQEGGHDGFYYAKLIKIAAARG, encoded by the coding sequence ATGAACCCACGTCTGGCCGCCGCCAAGGCACTCGCCGCCGTCCTCAACGGCAAGGCTTCGCTGAACAGTTCGCTGCCCACCGCGCTGGACAAGGTTGAGGACCGTGATCGCGGTTTCACCCAGGACCTGGCCTTTGGCACCGCCCGCTGGCAGCCGCGTTTGTCGGCGCTGGCGGCCAAACTGCTGCAAAAGCCGTTCAAGGCCGCCGATGCCGATGTGGAGGCGCTGCTGCTGGTGGGCCTCTATCAGTTGCTCTACACCCGCGTCCCGGCCCACGCCGCCATCGGTGAAACCGTTGGTTGCGCCGACAAGCTGAAAAAACCCTGGGCCAAGGCCCTGCTCAATGCCGTGCTGCGCCGCGCCCAGCGTGAAAGCGAAGCGCTGCTGGCTGAGTTGGAGCATGACCCGGTGGTGCGCACCGCCCACCCACGCTGGTTGCAAAAATCCCTGAAAGCCTTCTGGCCGGAGCAATGGGAAGCCATTTGCGCGGCCAACAATGCGCATCCACCGATGATTTTGCGGGTCAACCGTCGCCATCACAGCCGTGACGCCTACCTGCAATTGCTGGCCGATGCCGGCATCAGCGCCACACCTTGCGTGTACAGCGTCGACGGCATCGTGCTCGAAGCGGCCGCCGACGTGCGCAGCCTGCCGGGCTTCGCCGAAGGCTGGATCAGCGTGCAGGACGAAGCCGCCCAACTGGCTGCCGACTTGCTTGACCTGGCCCCAGGCCAACGTGTGCTGGACGCCTGCTGCGCACCGGGCGGTAAGACGTGTCACATCCTGGAAGTCGAAAAAGACCTGGCGGGTGTAGTCGCTGTCGACCTGGAAGCCAAGCGCCTGGTGCGGGTGCGTGAAAACCTCGCACGCCTGGGCCTGAGCGCCGAGCTGATTGCCGCCGACGGCCGCGACACCGCCACCTGGTGGGATGGCAAACCGTTCCAGCGCATCCTGCTGGACGCGCCGTGTTCGGCCACCGGCGTGATCCGCCGCCACCCGGATATCAAACTCACTCGCCAACCGGACGACATCGTCGCCCTGGCCGCGCTGCAGGGCGAACTGCTCGACGCCCTGTGGCCAACCCTGGAAGTCGGCGGCATTCTGCTCTACGCCACTTGCTCCACATTGCCGACCGAAAACACCGAGGTGATCGAAGCCTTCCTCGCCCGCACCCGTGGCGCCCGCGAGTTGGACCTCGCCACGGCGGCCGGGATCAAGCAGCCGCACGGCCGCCAACTGCTCGCGCAAGAAGGCGGACACGATGGCTTCTACTACGCCAAACTGATCAAGATTGCCGCCGCACGCGGCTGA
- the def gene encoding peptide deformylase has protein sequence MAILNILEFPDSRLRTIAKPVAVVDDKVRQLVDDMFETMYEAPGIGLAATQVNVHQRVVVMDLSEDRSEPRVFINPEFEPLTDEMGEYQEGCLSVPEFYENVERPLRVKIKALDRDGKPYELIADGLLAVCIQHECDHLNGKLFVDYLSTLKRDRIKKKLEKKHRQQA, from the coding sequence ATGGCTATTTTGAACATCCTCGAATTTCCCGACTCGCGCCTGCGCACGATCGCCAAACCGGTGGCCGTAGTGGACGACAAGGTTCGTCAGTTGGTCGATGACATGTTTGAAACAATGTATGAAGCCCCGGGCATCGGCCTCGCCGCGACCCAGGTCAACGTGCATCAGCGCGTCGTGGTCATGGACCTGTCGGAAGATCGCAGCGAACCTCGGGTGTTTATCAACCCCGAGTTCGAACCGCTGACCGACGAGATGGGCGAATACCAGGAAGGCTGCCTCTCGGTACCCGAGTTCTACGAGAACGTCGAACGCCCGCTGCGCGTGAAGATCAAGGCCCTGGACCGTGATGGCAAACCCTACGAGCTGATTGCCGACGGCCTGCTGGCGGTGTGCATTCAGCACGAATGCGACCACCTCAACGGCAAGCTGTTTGTCGATTACCTGTCCACGCTTAAACGCGACCGGATCAAGAAGAAGCTGGAAAAAAAGCATCGCCAGCAAGCTTGA
- a CDS encoding peptidoglycan-binding protein — MRKSLLVLLLWAPLATALLPQPAQRLDQPTQQAIQRFLLHNRILDTPEDLDHAPYVVAAETGRVLGANGELVHARGNLDPAQPGYGIVRRGKVYTDPQTHELLGVNADDIGTARFVTAGDLTTLALQRVTQEVRPGDRLLRVQPPVDPASLKTPQSTPFIQGHIIDIPKGVTQIGVLDAVTLNKGRREGLVEGQLLTIIKTGASVRDPLNGAPLKLPDERVGTLLVFRTYEKLSYGLVLSASRALAVMDRFETARQTQ, encoded by the coding sequence ATGAGGAAATCGCTACTCGTCTTGCTGCTGTGGGCCCCGCTTGCCACGGCCCTGCTTCCCCAGCCTGCACAGCGTCTGGATCAACCGACGCAACAGGCCATCCAGCGCTTTTTACTGCACAACCGCATTCTGGATACCCCCGAGGATCTGGACCACGCGCCCTACGTCGTCGCGGCCGAGACCGGGCGGGTGCTGGGGGCCAATGGCGAGCTTGTGCACGCCCGGGGCAACCTGGACCCGGCCCAGCCCGGCTATGGCATTGTGCGCCGCGGCAAGGTCTACACCGACCCGCAAACCCACGAGCTGCTGGGGGTTAACGCCGATGACATCGGCACTGCACGGTTTGTCACCGCCGGCGACCTCACCACCCTCGCCTTGCAGCGGGTGACACAGGAGGTGCGCCCGGGCGACCGCTTGCTCCGGGTGCAGCCGCCGGTTGATCCGGCCAGCCTCAAGACGCCGCAATCCACGCCCTTCATTCAAGGGCACATCATCGATATCCCCAAGGGCGTGACCCAGATCGGCGTGCTGGACGCTGTGACCCTCAACAAAGGCCGGCGCGAGGGGCTGGTCGAGGGCCAACTGCTGACCATCATCAAAACCGGCGCCAGCGTTCGCGACCCTCTCAATGGCGCCCCGCTGAAGCTTCCAGATGAACGCGTCGGCACCCTGCTGGTGTTTCGGACTTATGAAAAGCTCAGTTATGGCCTGGTCCTCAGCGCCTCGCGGGCACTGGCGGTAATGGACCGTTTCGAGACTGCTCGTCAAACGCAATGA